In one Culex quinquefasciatus strain JHB chromosome 2, VPISU_Cqui_1.0_pri_paternal, whole genome shotgun sequence genomic region, the following are encoded:
- the LOC6031819 gene encoding uncharacterized protein LOC6031819: MKPRWNLVVTLGIILHIVALASAKAVIDQKAEESQNSNVVQQQLAVGASAQKRIGYDYPAPADPVSFGEPVGAAPLIEELHQPQPLPVIDDIHEHHVHEEHPDPGFWKKKLIWKEGWKKIWKPGKKQIWKPDWKKIWKPIWVPTQIPVWKDIQVPAWKQIWKPWWNEIQVPAWKEIQVPDWKKIWKPIWVPIKVPAWKDIQVPAWKQIWKPVWKEIQVPDWKEIQVPAWKQYWYPAWIKVGVPGEKYLGKDHDGWEYTSHDLWKKKLVWKSGWKKIWKTEQKQIWKTDKKLEWKAAWKQIWKPGKKQIWVEDKKLAWKEAWKQIWRTEKKQIWVPQKKLEWKAAWVQTWKPSKKLIWVPDKKLEWKEAWKQIWVPDWKEIWVPAWKQIWKPVWISEWFPSPDPHEHHHHEIESHGWDRKDSAASASATDGSTKVLFKRSETSAAQPKAVEAAPGATANITPAVVKTDTTENKSEFRFPVA, encoded by the exons ATGAAGCCCCGATGGAATCTTGTG GTCACCCTCGGCATAATACTGCACATCGTCGCTTTAGCCAGCGCTAAAGCAGTCATCGACCAGAAAGCCGAGGAGTCGCAAAACAGCAACGTTGTCCAGCAGCAGTTGGCGGTTGGCGCCAGCGCACAGAAACGAATCGGCTATGACTATCCGGCCCCGGCCGACCCGGTCTCGTTTGGTGAACCGGTGGGCGCGGCCCCGCTTATCGAGGAGCTCCACCAGCCGCAACCACTGCCGGTGATTGACGACATCCACGAGCACCACGTGCACGAGGAACATCCGGATCCGGGCTTCTGGAAGAAGAAGCTCATCTGGAAGGAGGGCTGGAAGAAGATCTGGAAGCCTGGGAAGAAGCAAATTTGGAAGCCCGACTGGAAGAAGATCTGGAAACCGATCTGGGTTCCGACGCAGATTCCCGTGTGGAAAGACATTCAG GTTCCGGCTTGGAAGCAAATCTGGAAACCATGGTGGAACGAAATCCAAGTTCCGGCATGGAAAGAAATCCAAGTTCCGGACTGGAAAAAGATCTGGAAACCCATCTGGGTCCCCATTAAGGTGCCCGCCTGGAAGGACATCCAAGTGCCAGCGTGGAAGCAAATTTGGAAACCGGTTTGGAAGGAAATCCAAGTGCCTGACTGGAAAGAAATTCAAGTGCCGGCGTGGAAGCAATACTGGTATCCGGCCTGGATTAAGGTGGGAGTGCCTGGGGAAAAGTACCTCGGCAAGGATCACGACGGCTGGGAGTACACCAGCCACGACCTGTGGAAAAAGAAACTGGTTTGGAAGTCGGGCTGGAAGAAGATCTGGAAGACAG aacaaaaGCAAATCTGGAAGACTGACAAAAAGCTCGAATGGAAGGCCGCCTGGAAGCAGATTTGGAAGCCGGGCAAGAAGCAAATCTGGGTCGAGGATAAGAAGCTGGCGTGGAAGGAAGCATGGAAGCAGATCTGGCGAACTGAGAAAAAACAG aTCTGGGTTCCACAGAAGAAACTCGAATGGAAGGCTGCCTGGGTCCAAACGTGGAAGCCAAGCAAGAAGTTGATCTGGGTTCCGGACAAGAAGCTGGAGTGGAAGGAAGCCTGGAAGCAGATTTGGGTGCCCGACTGGAAGGAAATCTGGGTCCCAGCGTGGAAGCAAATCTGGAAGCCGGTTTGGATCTCCGAGTGGTTCCCATCGCCGGATCCTCACGAGCACCACCACCACGAAATCGAATCCCACGGTTGGGACCGGAAGGATAGCGCGGCCTCGGCGTCCGCCACCGATGGCTCCACCAAGGTGCTGTTCAAACGCAGTGAGACTTCTGCGGCCCAACCCAAGGCCGTTGAGGCTGCTCCCGGAGCGACTGCCAACATCACGCCTGCCGTGGTGAAAACAGACACGACGGAAAACAAATCCGAGTTCCGGTTTCCGGTCGCGTAA